The proteins below come from a single Rosa rugosa chromosome 2, drRosRugo1.1, whole genome shotgun sequence genomic window:
- the LOC133730541 gene encoding zeta-carotene desaturase, chloroplastic/chromoplastic-like translates to MPNNLWFSFYVHIDLELIISSIEQFLKFIPCLINQSSLFAMIPAHPALERRSTNQSAAQNTSELDFRFPIGAPIHGILAFLSTNQIKTYDKERNALALALSHVVRALVDPDGALSDVRNLDSLRMKISFSDWFMSKGRTRMSIQRMWDLVAYALGFTGLIVWSSFYIIFLYVMFH, encoded by the exons ATGCCGAACAACCT GTGGTTCTCGTTTTATGTTCACATTGATTTGGAGCTGATTATATCATCAATTGAGCAGTTTCTGAAATTTATACCATGTTTA ATAAACCAGTCGAGCCTTTTTGCTATGATCCCTGCACATCCAGCTTTGGAGAGGCGCAGTACAAATCAGAGTGCGGCACAAAACACTTCAG AACTTGATTTTCGGTTTCCAATTGGAGCCCCCATACATGGGATTCTTGCGTTTTTATCTACAAATCAGATCAAG ACTTATGATAAAGAAAGAAATGCATTGGCTCTTGCATTGAGTCATGTCGTCAGGGCTCTGGTTGATCCAGATGGAGCATTGAGTGATGTGCGGAATTTGGATAGCTTAAGAATGAAA ATAAGCTTCTCAGATTGGTTCATGTCCAAGGGTCGCACACGCATGAGTATCCAGAGAATGTGGGATCTTGTTGCGTACGCTCTTGGGTTCACTGGTTTGATAGTGTGGAGCAGTTTCTATATTATATTTCTTTATGTAATGTTTCATTGA
- the LOC133733074 gene encoding heavy metal-associated isoprenylated plant protein 3, whose translation MGAKKSDGGDNKKGGDGAEKKKEDNPITVVLKIDMHCDGCTSKIVKTLKGFQGVDTVKPEVGAHKLTVVGKVDPSKLREQLAGKLKKKVDLISPQPKKEKDDNSNKKQPEKAASDDKKPKEPPVTTAVLKLNLHCEGCIQKIHKTVTKTRGFHDMSIDKEKELVTVKGAMDMKAVAESLKARLKRNVEIVPPKKDNKKDKEKGEGGGGDNGGGGKKKNKEEGREGGNAGGGGGEKLDKMDFPVGQPGFGQVPPYGVVYGYDYPPPPMIYMGNPHAPQIFSDENPNACSIM comes from the exons ATGGGCGCT AAGAAGAGCGACGGTGGAGACAACAAGAAGGGCGGCGACGGGGccgagaagaagaaggaggacaACCCCATCACTGTGGTCTTGAAGATTGACATGCACTGTGACGGCTGCACTTCCAAAATCGTCAAAACCCTCAAAGGCTTTCAAG GGGTCGACACAGTGAAGCCAGAGGTCGGAGCCCACAAGCTGACGGTGGTCGGAAAAGTGGACCCTTCAAAGCTCCGGGAACAGCTCGCCGGAAAGCTGAAGAAGAAGGTGGACCTCATCTCGCCGCAGCCCAAGAAAGAGAAAGACGACAACAGCAACAAGAAGCAGCCTGAGAAAGCAGCAAGCGACGACAAAAAACCCAAAGAG CCTCCGGTGACGACGGCGGTTCTCAAGCTCAATCTGCACTGCGAGGGTTGCATTCAGAAGATTCACAAGACCGTCACCAAGACCAGAG GGTTCCATGACATGAGCATTGACAAGGAGAAGGAGCTGGTGACTGTGAAGGGGGCAATGGACATGAAGGCGGTGGCTGAGAGTCTCAAAGCGAGGCTGAAGAGGAATGTGGAGATTGTGCCACCCAAGAAGGACAACAAGAAAGACAAGGAGAAAGGTGAAGGCGGCGGCGGCGACAATGGCGGAGGTggcaagaagaagaacaaggagGAAGGACGAGAGGGTGGTAATGCTGGCGGCGGCGGAGGTGAAAAATTGGACAAGATGGATTTTCCGGTTGGTCAACCCGGGTTTGGGCAGGTTCCTCCATATGGGGTTGTTTATGGGTATGATTATCCACCACCACCAATGATCTACATGGGGAATCCACATGCTCCTCAGATTTTCAGTGATGAGAACCCAAATGCTTGTTCAATTATGTGA